TTGCCGGCGTGGAGTTCGACTACAGTTGATGACTGGGGCTCGGGACGAGGGGCGCGATGTGCCGCGCCGGGCACGCTCCCTACGCGCATCGTGCGCTCCGGTCGCTACCGCTGCGTTCGCTCTCGCCATCCATGGCTCCGCGAACTCCGCGAGTGCCCGGCACGGCACATCGCGCCCCTCGCCCCTCCAGGCACGAATCGTAACGTGAGAGGGCGGCTCGGTATTTTTGGCGGCTCGTTCGATCCGATTCACAACGGGCATCTGTTCGTTGCGGAAGCGGTGCGCGATGCGTGCGGGCTCGATCGCGTGGTGTTCGTGCCGACTCGCGCAGGACAGCACTATCGCAACGGCGCGCTGAGCGCGGCGCCGGAAGCGCGCGCGCAGATGATTCGGCTCGCGATCGCGGCGAACGACGCGTTCGCAATCGACGAAAGCGATCTCGCACCGGCAGCGAGCGGTTACACCGCCGATCTGCTGCCGCGCTTGCGCGCGCGCTATCCTGACTCGGCGTTCACGTTCATCGTCGGCGCGGACTCGCTGGTGCGCTCGCAATGGAAACGGCTGGACGAGGTGGTCGACATGGTCGAATCGTTCGTCGTCGCACCGCGCGGCGAGGTGACGCACGACGACCTGGACCGCGCGCTCGCGGGGCTCTCGCCGGAGCGGCGCGCGAAGGTTCAGATGCTCGATCTGCCGGTCGTCGCCGAGTCGGCGACCTTGATCCGGCGACGTCTGAAGGAGAAGAGCAGCGTGCGCTATCTTATCCCCGAGCCGGTGTATCGGTACGTCGCCGAGCACGGGTTGTACGGAGCGTGAAGACGGACGAACTCTTTGCCGTCGACAAGGCGCTCGGCGGCGTTCCCGCGCGCGAGCTCGCCGCGGAGTACGGCACGCCGCTGTTCGTCGTCGACCTCGACGCGCTCGATCTCGAGATTCACCGCTTCACCGAAGCCTGCGGACCGCACGGCATCGGCGTGGCGTACGCCGGCAAAGCGTTCCTCTGCGCCGCCCTCGCCGACCATCTCGCCGCGACGCCGCTGCGGCTCGACGTGTGTTCGCTCGGCGAGCTCCTCACCGCCGAGCGCGGCGGCTTTCCGGCCGGCCGAATGTACTTTCACGGCTGCGGGAAGACGGACGAGGAGCTGCGCGCGGTCGTCGAGCGGCGCGTCGCCTTCGACGTGATCGACAACGCCGAAGAGCTCGAGCGGCTGGCCGCCGTCGCGCCGCCCGGCGATCCGGTCGACGTGATGCTGCGGGTGAACACCGGGATC
The nucleotide sequence above comes from Candidatus Eremiobacterota bacterium. Encoded proteins:
- the nadD gene encoding nicotinate (nicotinamide) nucleotide adenylyltransferase, with protein sequence MRGRLGIFGGSFDPIHNGHLFVAEAVRDACGLDRVVFVPTRAGQHYRNGALSAAPEARAQMIRLAIAANDAFAIDESDLAPAASGYTADLLPRLRARYPDSAFTFIVGADSLVRSQWKRLDEVVDMVESFVVAPRGEVTHDDLDRALAGLSPERRAKVQMLDLPVVAESATLIRRRLKEKSSVRYLIPEPVYRYVAEHGLYGA